In Deltaproteobacteria bacterium, a single window of DNA contains:
- a CDS encoding 4-carboxymuconolactone decarboxylase, translating to MGIKEQNEGEAIRREVMGTAHVDNSLGNATDFDMPLQEATMEHAWGAVWTREGLDRKTRSIVTVSMLIALGAHGALKGHVRGALTNGVTQEEIREIIMHSAAYCGYPAALAAMKVAKEVIAAHQG from the coding sequence ATGGGTATTAAAGAACAGAACGAGGGTGAAGCCATTCGCCGCGAGGTTATGGGTACGGCGCATGTGGATAACTCACTGGGCAACGCTACTGATTTTGACATGCCGCTCCAAGAAGCCACCATGGAGCATGCCTGGGGCGCTGTATGGACCCGTGAAGGCCTAGACCGCAAAACTCGTAGTATTGTCACTGTATCCATGCTCATCGCTCTAGGAGCTCACGGTGCTTTAAAGGGTCACGTTCGCGGTGCGCTCACCAATGGCGTGACCCAAGAAGAGATTCGCGAGATCATCATGCACTCTGCGGCTTATTGCGGATACCCTGCGGCCCTGGCAGCGATGAAGGTCGCTAAAGAAGTGATTGCGGCGCATCAGGGGTAG